The following proteins come from a genomic window of Bos mutus isolate GX-2022 chromosome 23, NWIPB_WYAK_1.1, whole genome shotgun sequence:
- the LOC102274805 gene encoding olfactory receptor 2W3 has translation MTNQSCQEGFILLGFSDRPKLEQILFVFVLIFYLVTLVGNAVIILVSRLDPSLHTPMYFFLTNLSFLDLCFTTSSIPQLLFNLGSPDKTISYVGCAIQLFMFLGLGGTECVLLAVMAYDRFTAICKPLHYSVLMHPQLCWKLVSVAWGVGLLNSLVMSPVTMKLPRCGRCRVKHFLCEMPALIKVACVDTVAVESTVFILSVIIVLVPLLFILISYSCIALAVLRMKSAAGRRKAFNTCGSHLTVVSLFYGNIIYMYMQPGNNSSQDQGKFLTLFYNLVTPMLNPVIYTLRNKDVKGALRRLVSTK, from the coding sequence ATGACCAACCAGAGTTGCCAGGAAGGCTTCATCTTGTTGGGTTTCTCAGACAGACCCAAGCTAGAGCAGATCCTCTTCGTGTTTGTCCTCATCTTCTACCTTGTGACTTTGGTGGGCAATGCTGTCATCATCCTGGTTTCCCGCTTAGACCCCAGCCTTCACacgcccatgtacttcttcctcactAATTTGTCCTTCCTAGATCTCTGCTTTACCACCAGTTCTATCCCCCAGCTGCTTTTCAACTTAGGCAGCCCAGATAAGACCATCAGTTATGTGGGTTGTGCCATCCAGCTCTTCATGTTCCTGGGACTGGGTGGCACagaatgtgttctcttggctGTCATGGCTTATGACCGCTTCACTGCAATCTGCAAGCCCCTCCACTATTCTGTCCTCATGCACCCTCAGCTCTGTTGGAAGTTGGTGTCTGTGGCCTGGGGAGTTGGACTTCTCAACTCCCTGGTTATGTCTCCAGTGACTATGAAACTGCCACGATGTGGGAGATGCAGGGTGAAACATTTCCTGTGTGAGATGCCGGCTCTGATAAAAGTTGCCTGTGTGGATACAGTGGCTGTAGAGAGCACTGTTTTCATCCTATCAGTGATCATCGTTCTGGTGCCCCTGTTGTTCATCCTCATCTCTTATAGCTGCATTGCCCTTGCAGTGCTGAGGATGAAGTCGGCggcaggaaggaggaaggctTTCAACACATGCGGGTCCCATCTCACTGTAGTCTCCTTGTTTTATGGGAATATTATCTACATGTATATGCAACCAGGAAATAATTCATCTCAGGACCAAGGGAAATTCCTTACCCTCTTCTACAACTTGGTGACTCCCATGTTGAACCCTGTCATCTATACACTGAGAAATAAGGATGTAAAGGGTGCACTCAGGAGACTTGTGTCTACAAAGTAA